A portion of the Drosophila sechellia strain sech25 chromosome 2R, ASM438219v1, whole genome shotgun sequence genome contains these proteins:
- the LOC6618867 gene encoding beta-galactoside alpha-2,6-sialyltransferase 1 isoform X1 — protein MRQVTRASSGQSQALLSCLIIAVCAALIIQAGQIQGAKAQPGREPGEVNSRQPGNGAYEISTTDTERRLRKVIWKCVSTGNGTTGHRVPRSVFHVRWNPNEKFIVESRENPAINSSKLAPHPRLKVSKNTKLTLSPKLYLCHDKHSELCHNKTQQFRQRIVRAFEKAMVESVNESQANHYNVDYKPVFGDSFEEQYYPSTCLVMEAGVRVLRRKDAPFNKLPFGRLFPRQKLFRNVKDIKTCAIVSSAGSLAGSKLGRFIDTHDIVMRFNHAPTQGHEVDVGSKTTIRVVNSQVVTKPEFDFTRAPIFRNVTIAAWDPGKYNGTLEDWLTSADYDLFTNYELYRRRYPKSRAFLIDPHSVWRLWQSLQMFAGNRPISRNPPSSGFIGLALLLPHCPQVDFVEYVPSTRLNGRCHYYSKEMNSACTFGSWHPLAAEKLMALDMNMAEDDDMSVFQFGILRIRRPDKLLCGFNFFGY, from the exons ATGAGGCAAGTGACACGCGCATCGTCGGGTCAAAGTCAGGCCCTCCTTTCATGCCTCATTATCGCCGTGTGCGCcgcattaataattcaagctGGGCAAATTCAGGGTGCGAAAGCTCAGCCGGGACGCGAACCCGGCGAGGTGAATTCGCGGCAGCCCGGCAACGGTGCGTATGAAATCAGTACTACTGACACAGAGAGGCGATTGCGCAAAGTAATTTGGAAATGCGTTTCCACAGGAAATGGGACCACTGGCCACCGCGTGCCGCGCAGTGTGTTCCACGTGCGCTGGAATCCCAACGAGAAGTTCATCGTGGAGAGTCGCGAGAACCCGGCCATCAACTCCTCCAAGCTGGCTCCGCATCCCCGACTCAAGGTCTCCAAGAACACCAAGCTCACACTGAGCCCCAAGCTGTATCTCTGCCACGACAAGCACTCGGAGCTGTGCCACAACAAGACCCAGCAGTTCCGCCAGCGCATTGTCCGGGCCTTCGAGAAGGCCATGGTGGAGTCGGTAAACGAGTCGCAGGCGAACCACTACAACGTGGACTACAAGCCCGTCTTCGGGGACAGCTTCGAGGAGCAGTACTACCCCTCGACCTGCCTGGTCATGGAGGCGGGCGTGCGGGTCCTGCGCCGCAAGGACGCGCCCTTCAACAAGCTGCCCTTCGGCCGGCTTTTCCCGCGCCAGAAGCTCTTCCGCAACGTCAAGGACATCAAGACCTGTGCCATCGTCTCCAGTGCGGGATCCTTGGCTGGCTCCAAGTTAGGCCGCTTCATCG ACACGCACGACATTGTGATGAGATTCAATCATGCGCCCACGCAAGGACACGAGGTGGATGTTGGCAGCAAAACCACGATCCGTGTGGTGAATTCGCAA GTGGTCACCAAGCCGGAATTCGACTTCACCCGGGCCCCCATCTTCCGGAACGTCACGATCGCCGCCTGGGATCCGGGCAAGTACAATGGTACGCTGGAGGATTGGCTCACCAGTGCTGACTACGACCTCTTCACCAACTACGAGCTGTACAGGCGGCGCTATCCCAAGTCGCGCGCCTTCCTCATCGATCCCCACTCCGTGTGGCGCCTGTGGCAGAGTCTGCAGATGTTTGCCGGAAACCGGCCGATAAGCAGGAATCCCCCCAGTTCCGGTTTCATAG GACTGGCCCTGCTCCTGCCGCACTGTCCCCAGGTGGACTTCGTGGAGTACGTGCCGTCCACACGACTCAATGGACGCTGTCACTACTACAGCAAAGAG ATGAATTCCGCCTGCACATTCGGCTCCTGGCATCCGCTGGCCGCCGAGAAGCTGATGGCCCTGGACATGAACATGGCGGAGGACGACGATATGTCGGTCTTCCAGTTCGGCATCCTGCGGATACGCAGGCCGGACAAGCTGCTCTGCGGCTTCAACTTCTTTGGCTACTGA
- the LOC6618867 gene encoding beta-galactoside alpha-2,6-sialyltransferase 2 isoform X2 translates to MRQVTRASSGQSQALLSCLIIAVCAALIIQAGQIQGAKAQPGREPGEVNSRQPGNGNGTTGHRVPRSVFHVRWNPNEKFIVESRENPAINSSKLAPHPRLKVSKNTKLTLSPKLYLCHDKHSELCHNKTQQFRQRIVRAFEKAMVESVNESQANHYNVDYKPVFGDSFEEQYYPSTCLVMEAGVRVLRRKDAPFNKLPFGRLFPRQKLFRNVKDIKTCAIVSSAGSLAGSKLGRFIDTHDIVMRFNHAPTQGHEVDVGSKTTIRVVNSQVVTKPEFDFTRAPIFRNVTIAAWDPGKYNGTLEDWLTSADYDLFTNYELYRRRYPKSRAFLIDPHSVWRLWQSLQMFAGNRPISRNPPSSGFIGLALLLPHCPQVDFVEYVPSTRLNGRCHYYSKEMNSACTFGSWHPLAAEKLMALDMNMAEDDDMSVFQFGILRIRRPDKLLCGFNFFGY, encoded by the exons ATGAGGCAAGTGACACGCGCATCGTCGGGTCAAAGTCAGGCCCTCCTTTCATGCCTCATTATCGCCGTGTGCGCcgcattaataattcaagctGGGCAAATTCAGGGTGCGAAAGCTCAGCCGGGACGCGAACCCGGCGAGGTGAATTCGCGGCAGCCCGGCAACG GAAATGGGACCACTGGCCACCGCGTGCCGCGCAGTGTGTTCCACGTGCGCTGGAATCCCAACGAGAAGTTCATCGTGGAGAGTCGCGAGAACCCGGCCATCAACTCCTCCAAGCTGGCTCCGCATCCCCGACTCAAGGTCTCCAAGAACACCAAGCTCACACTGAGCCCCAAGCTGTATCTCTGCCACGACAAGCACTCGGAGCTGTGCCACAACAAGACCCAGCAGTTCCGCCAGCGCATTGTCCGGGCCTTCGAGAAGGCCATGGTGGAGTCGGTAAACGAGTCGCAGGCGAACCACTACAACGTGGACTACAAGCCCGTCTTCGGGGACAGCTTCGAGGAGCAGTACTACCCCTCGACCTGCCTGGTCATGGAGGCGGGCGTGCGGGTCCTGCGCCGCAAGGACGCGCCCTTCAACAAGCTGCCCTTCGGCCGGCTTTTCCCGCGCCAGAAGCTCTTCCGCAACGTCAAGGACATCAAGACCTGTGCCATCGTCTCCAGTGCGGGATCCTTGGCTGGCTCCAAGTTAGGCCGCTTCATCG ACACGCACGACATTGTGATGAGATTCAATCATGCGCCCACGCAAGGACACGAGGTGGATGTTGGCAGCAAAACCACGATCCGTGTGGTGAATTCGCAA GTGGTCACCAAGCCGGAATTCGACTTCACCCGGGCCCCCATCTTCCGGAACGTCACGATCGCCGCCTGGGATCCGGGCAAGTACAATGGTACGCTGGAGGATTGGCTCACCAGTGCTGACTACGACCTCTTCACCAACTACGAGCTGTACAGGCGGCGCTATCCCAAGTCGCGCGCCTTCCTCATCGATCCCCACTCCGTGTGGCGCCTGTGGCAGAGTCTGCAGATGTTTGCCGGAAACCGGCCGATAAGCAGGAATCCCCCCAGTTCCGGTTTCATAG GACTGGCCCTGCTCCTGCCGCACTGTCCCCAGGTGGACTTCGTGGAGTACGTGCCGTCCACACGACTCAATGGACGCTGTCACTACTACAGCAAAGAG ATGAATTCCGCCTGCACATTCGGCTCCTGGCATCCGCTGGCCGCCGAGAAGCTGATGGCCCTGGACATGAACATGGCGGAGGACGACGATATGTCGGTCTTCCAGTTCGGCATCCTGCGGATACGCAGGCCGGACAAGCTGCTCTGCGGCTTCAACTTCTTTGGCTACTGA
- the LOC6618868 gene encoding uncharacterized protein LOC6618868 yields MRPGPGLVVMALAFISGARRGSSSSISSATATPTAAATSAAAAAAAAATSAASTSAAAAAANTAGGRKRGRSGGGVGGGGVATTLPSTGESSSSSFVRSSGSYLLPIFLPHHLDFALQFHPQLPPREYSQGRAHSESWASSRIADRLQQRRRRRESSSSRDIAGRAGGTGGSGADTGGLAVTAGHSTESSEANNQEEDDEYRGLTVQFPSSQAYDEDQDIFALVAEDDLLSEESFDRLIKLNEDADEEDYNLQQQNLPQHKQQQQQPGAETEIDTEPESETETETETEAETEAEEEVERETEQQQQDESRLIDEGVLQHSDRSNSHSKEFAISYDNNNNKREASGHILDAQTAQLIGHKDNTVPAVASTESAGASSITTSLPAPVDLKKSILGTATSLTRLNPWISACDLAQPGTGTDLQGQCSAGTLPMAWVDEGPGPPTCPRSCAEQQQQKPVASKAKRSATSNNKVKYFVNYKTTQMRLRRAGDHAMDATDSHSPLASERPPSTTEDQDVDVSSTTEEAEPEPTLSYSHLHAQEPVLAPQQDPLEREQEQQEQQQCLEYLGDSAESSPQHLCGLQSPGHLLERLKVLRLRNCCERSVFSSLHTLALNASLTDRQECVRVLSDLLDVDGLANRITCELAEILFRFDCRQVYSLINQCDDCKEAYRRWVCSTLVPYFAEPKDVSPQPKDEGQGKGKRSARSAASAEATAMANGIKHKSLKLISNNYKSNNGNNMNERQINQKHDKSSNAHANANSNASKDIDRSAEEAIDRDLAQTFYDVVGLSKPRRGEEEVLPEDEAGLGRSADSEVDKGAEADRKRSRNTEAELELDTEAEAEQQSNNFISTANNSDPRATDPVISKLQKRSTRKTEFRKRRRIRPCLSVCQTVEQKCPYLLPADRAPALPTQYAGEPTFLCLDQNIPETGAQLEKSSYGPNDCCYSYCNGPASGICTVCQDFSQPGTEERDVVGNSTRRVHNITLSLSSHPGEHARAKSVALALRNVSQTGSDPDAVETLLDRLPYYASHDGIFYYDEEGEMPHASLSGDCAVVPAATTRCTIPYYASGTGAVAKPPTQLLVWLSALLGLLSSCGAARQRWSCQWSSGCGGHRTRSRQAVTCEANCHEQELVKSRSCSQRSPKVRREKPGQDQDAELVPFRTWRWSSSWHAYKLTCRKIRYFSSRSRFKGEARTARSTNSKDPSGLQWSRGAGCTRTRNYRFFYYYNYNINDWWRRWWRCLSSGAL; encoded by the exons ATGCGGCCAGGACCCGGGCTGGTCGTGATGGCGCTTGCGTTTATTTCGGGGGCTCggcgtggcagcagcagcagcatcagctcagcaacagcaacaccaacagcggcagcaacatctgcagcagcagcagcggcggcagcagcaacatccgcAGCATCAacatccgcagcagcagcagcagcaaacacAGCAGGCGGCCGTAAAAGGGGCAGAAGTGGCGGCGGAGTCGGAGGCGGAGGAGTTGCAACCACATTACCGTCCACTGGCgagtcgtcgtcatcgtcattCGTTCGCAGCTCTGGCTCATACCTGCTGCCCATCTTCCTGCCCCACCACCTCGACTTCGCGCTCCAGTTCCACCCACAACTGCCGCCGCGGGAGTACAGCCAGGGCCGGGCCCACTCCGAGTCCTGGGCGTCCTCGAGGATAGCGGACAGGCTTCAGCAGCGGCGACGCCGACgcgagagcagcagcagcagggatATAGCAGGTAGGGCAGGCGGAACAGGCGGATCGGGAGCGGATACAGGAGGTCTGGCAGTCACAGCCGGTCACAGCACAGAGTCAAGCGAGGCCAACAACcaggaggaggacgacgaaTATCGCGGCCTGACAGTGCAGTTCCCCTCGTCGCAGGCCTACGACGAGGACCAGGACATCTTTGCCCTGGTGGCCGAGGACGACCTGCTGTCCGAGGAGTCCTTCGATCGACTGATCAAGCTCAACGAAGACGCCGACGAGGAAGACTACAatctgcagcagcagaacTTGCCGCAgcacaagcagcagcaacagcaacccggagcggaaacggaaatagACACAGAGCCAGAGAGCGAGACGGAAACGGAGACGGAGACAGAGGCAGAGACAGAAGCGGAAGAGGAAGTGGAAAGAGAGAccgaacagcagcagcaggacgaGAGCCGACTGATTGATGAGGGTGTCCTGCAGCACAGCGACCGCAGCAACAGCCACTCGAAGGAGTTCGCCATCAGCTAcgataacaacaataacaaacgggAGGCCAGCGGCCACATCCTTGATGCCCAGACGGCGCAGTTGATTGGCCACAAGGATAACACCGTGCCCGCCGTGGCCAGCACCGAGTCGGCAGGAGCCAGCAGCATAACCACATCCTTGCCAGCGCCCGTGGATCTGAAGAAGTCCATACTCGGGACTGCGACTTCGTTAACACGCCTTAATCCTTGGATATCAGCCTGTGATCTGGCACAGCCGGGCACAGGAACCGACTTGCAG GGTCAGTGCTCGGCTGGTACACTGCCCATGGCCTGGGTCGATGAGGGACCCGGGCCCCCAACCTGCCCGCGATCCTGCgccgagcagcagcaacagaagccAGTGGCCTCCAAGGCCAAGCGGAGTGCCACCAGTAACAATAAAGTCAAGTATTTCGTAAACTATAAGACAACCCAGATGCGGTTGCGCCGCGCTGGGGATCACGCGATGGACGCCACCGACAGCCATTCCCCGCTGGCCAGCGAGCGGCCGCCGAGCACCACCGAAGACCAGGACGTGGACGTGTCCTCCACCACTGAGGAGGCGGAGCCGGAGCCCACGCTGTCCTACAGCCATCTGCACGCCCAGGAGCCGGTCCTGGCCCCCCAGCAGGACCCGCTGGagcgggagcaggagcagcaggagcaacaacagTGCCTTGAATATCTGGGCGATTCCGCCGAGTCGAGTCCGCAGCACCTGTGCGGCCTCCAGTCACCTGGTCATCTGCTGGAGCGGCTGAAGGTCCTGCGGCTGCGCAACTGCTGCGAGAGGAGCGTCTTCAGCTCCCTGCACACGCTCGCCCTCAATGCCAGCCTCACCGATCGGCAGGAGTGCGTCCGCGTGCTCAGCGACCTGCTGGACGTTGATGGACTGGCCAACAGGATCACCTGCGAGCTGGCCGAGATCCTGTTCCGCTTCGACTGCCGGCAGGTCTACTCGCTGATCAACCAGTGCGACGACTGCAAG GAAGCATATCGTCGCTGGGTCTGCAGTACACTAGTGCCATATTTCGCCGAGCCAAAGGACGTGTCGCCGCAgccgaaggacgaaggacagGGCAAAGGCAAACGCTCGGCGAGAAGTGCAGCGAGTGCGGAGGCGACGGCGATGGCGAACGGAATCAAGCATAAATCTCTGAAATTAATCAGCAATAACTATAAATCAAATAACGGCAATAACATGAACGAGCGTCAGATTAATCAGAAGCATGACAAGAGCTCCAATGCGCACGCGAACGCGAACTCGAACGCCAGCAAGGACATTGACCGCAGCGCGGAGGAGGCGATTGACAGGGACCTGGCCCAGACATTCTACGACGTTGTTGGCCTGTCTAAGCCCCGCCGCGGCGAGGAGGAGGTCCTGCCGGAGGACGAGGCTGGATTAGGACGCAGTGCGGACTCCGAAGTGGATAAGGGTGCGGAGGCGGACAGGAAGAGAAGTAGGAACACGGAggcggagctggagctggataCGGAGGCGGAGGCCGAACAACAATCCAATAATTTCATATCGACTGCCAATAATTCGGATCCCAGAGCTACGGATCCAGTGATATCAAAACTACAGAAGAG ATCAACGCGCAAGACAGAGTTCCGTAAGCGTCGTCGTATCCGGCCGTGCCTGAGCGTCTGCCAAACCGTGGAACAAAAGTGCCCCTACCTGCTGCCCGCCGATCGCGCCCCTGCGCTGCCCACCCAATATGCCGGCGAGCCGACATTTCTCTGCCTAG ATCAAAACATACCCGAGACTGGGGCACAGCTGGAGAAGTCTAGCTACGGCCCCAACGATTGCTGTTACAGCTACTGCAACGGACCGGCCTCTGGAATCTGCACCGTTTGCCAGGACTTCAGCCAGCCCGGAACGGAGGAGCGCGATGTCGTGGGCAACTCCACCCGCCGTGTGCACAACATCACGCTGTCGCTGAGCTCACATCCCGGCGAGCACGCCCGCGCTAAGAGCGTGGCTTTGGCCCTGCGGAACGTCAGCCAAACCGGGAGCGATCCGGACGCAGTGGAAACGCTGCTCGACCGCCTGCCGTACTACGCCAGCCACGACGGGATCTTCTACTACGACGAGGAGGGCGAGATGCCGCACGCGTCGCTCTCCGGCGACTGTGCCGTAGTGCCCGCCGCGACCACGCGCTGCACCATTCCGTACTACGCCTCCGGGACGGGCGCGGTGGCCAAGCCGCCCACGCAGTTGCTGGTCTGGCTGAGCGCCCTGCTCGGCCTGCTCAGCAGCTGTGGAGCGGCGCGTCAGAGGTGGAGCTGTCAGTGGAGCAGTGGCTGCGGCGGGCATCGGACTCGCAGTCGCCAGGCGGTCACCTGCGAGGCCAACTGCCACGAGCAGGAGCTGGTGAAGAGCAGGAGCTGCAGCCAGAGGAGCCCGAAGGTGCGCAGGGAGAAGCCAGGTCAGGACCAGGACGCTGAGCTGGTGCCCTTCAGGACGTGGCGGTGGTCCAGCTCCTGGCATGCCTACAAGCTGACCTGCAGAAAAATACGATACTTCAGCAGCCGGAGCAGGTTCAAAGGAGAGGCGAGGACCGCTCGTTCAACGAACTCCAAGGACCCAAGTGGATTACAGTGGAGTCGGGGGGCAGGATGCACTAGGACTAGGAACTACCGCTTCTTCTActactacaactacaacaTCAACGACTGGTGGCGGAGATGGTGGCGCTGCCTGAGCAGCGGGGCCTTATAG